Sequence from the Nilaparvata lugens isolate BPH chromosome 10, ASM1435652v1, whole genome shotgun sequence genome:
AAAGTTATCGAGGTAAGaatcaattttgtcttaaaCTCTTGTAATAAACAGGAAAAACctgaattcaaattttatttagttGTGCAAGTACCAAGAATAATTATAACTGGAAATTGTTATTGAAGAGAAGCCATATTTTGCTGCGAACGTTTGAAATTTGTTGGCTATTTTGTCTGTCAAGCTGATAAACCAGGAATAATTTATCATCTTCCTAACAAGTTCTCTGTATATTTTAAAGGTAGGCTACAGTATTTACTAAATCTATTATTGGTTTAACAACTTTTAATAGTTGATTATTTGAGTTGTCAACTTCATTTAGaaatcaaaaaaaaatgtcCTTGTTACTAAAACAAATAAACTTCATGTGATCTATTGTATAAGGCctgtttttcatacatttttgaCTGCACAGTATAGATCCGGAACGTTAGTACCAGAACGTTTAATTCAAATCTTCATCAATCCAAGACAAGCTTTTGTAAGTTAgttattgtaatgaaaaataaagaaacCCAATATATTGCCAAATGTCGAGATGGAATATCCAATTGACAGCTACTATACGTACCGTATAAATATAACTTATAGACTgtatattagcatagagaaaagatagcttaattagatataccatggtataggtcgtatactactgtctattattactgttttagccgggtgagagtgtaagaacggcacagtatgagaagAGACCACTAGCATCAAAGCCTCATGAAAAGGAGCTACTACtgtaggactatcggcttgagttaaatttggaacataaacgacctataccatgaaatatcttcttatgctatttttctctatgatattttttaCTCTCATTCGGTCGCGTTTATCCGTTTAGTTTGGTACTTACGATCTTATTACAGAACTAGGACTGAGACACCAGGTGTGACGTtaacgctctctctctctctccaactcaTGGAGTTCAAGTGAGTCGTGAGACATTGTTTTTTATGGCATTTATTACAATAGGGACAGCAGATTTTGGTCTCAAGTGTGAGCCTCAGTTGAAACACAATTGTTGTCTGTTCTGTCTTAAGAATGAATGGAGGTGCATCGTCCTCATTCCTGGTGTCTCACTGGTGTCCCAATGTAATGCAAACATCCACAGGTCGAAAATGTAGTCTTGTTTTGATGCATTCGATAATTTTCAGGAACATATCACATCACCAAACATGTCGGTTATGACGTTTGGTATGAAAAAATTTAATCCAACTGCACCAGACAAAGGAAGTTTCCCATTGGACCATGAGGGTTTGTGCAAAAAAGAAATGATCAAGTACATGATGTGTATCAATCAGAACAATAAGGATAACAGTGCATGTCGTCAGCAGGCCAAGGACTATTTAGGATGCAGAATGGACAATAATTTAATGAGCAAAGAAGAGTGGTCAAAATTGGGCTTTAGTGAAAGTGAAGATACAATAGAACAAACAAAAAGTAACAAATGAAAGAATTAGTGTGATATTCTGAATATTATTGGTTCTATTTACTTTCTAGTTTCTATTTAAATGTATCCTTTGTTACAATAAACCAGTTTTTCGTTTTcaaacttttgaataatatatttcaccTTCTCACATACCGGTAGATTATAAATCTAGGATTGATTCCAAATTTAATAAGTATTGTGTGTTGGATCTCCTTGCTTCCACATCACAGGAAGAATTTTGTGGATAATTCGCCTCCGCAATAGATTTTGTAAGTCTTATTCTTATTGGAGAgtcttttgaaattttattgtacaaCAGATCATTAAGTGTGGATGAATCTAAAATTTAGACCAAGCATGCATGTGACatctatattcttcttcttctggttaACGTGATCTAGAATTTTTATTAGAGCGAACGCACACAGCAACAGACGGAGGAAAAACTCTCTCCGAGTTAACGAATGTGGCAACGCACACGTTCTGCTTATGTCTGCTCACGTCTGCATGCGACGTTTGGTCTGTCTGTTACTGTGTGCGTTTGTCTTTATTTACACGGTAAAGAGTCTACAAAGatcttaaattttattaatgttaCCGTTCGTCTTGCCATAAATAGAAATCGGTCAATTAGAGCGAGACAATATTAGGCGTCTTTCAGGCGCCAACCAAATTAGCCCAAAAGAGCTTTATGCCTTGCCgactctgaaaacgcctgaaaaacacCTAATATGGTCTCGCCCTTAGTCTTAATTGTACAcgttatacagggtgtttacgaactccctaccaTTACTCTAGaacattgttcctgggtaaaaaacatatctaaatatcatattatttaaattgtccggaagtcttcagttactcaaacagcggccattttgcttttttcacgaaattaaaactttgcacaatcatttataacaactagacaaagctacaaaaaatttattataatttttcaaatttataaaacaaaatgacggccatttaaaattttgtttcttaaataactcagaaaccgttggttttacaagaataacttttttagaaaattcaattacctatcgattggtaccagagttttcaagattgaactaatattaactgagatatggcagccttagtgataggtgaccactgaaagtttATTGCTgtgcaaaccaaggcatgctaatagagtcgcctcaatgatgcaataatctctatttgcattgcatgtttaatagtaagcgattttaggtaatttcaaacaataaaataacgttacataaccctctaaaggtgggtcaccaaccactaaagctgccatagccatatctcagttaatattggtccaatcttaaaaTGTCTGGcaccaatcgataggcaattacattttctaaaaaaaattaattcttgTAAAGTTTATGTAAAACCgtcggtttctgagttattcagGAAACAAAATCTTAAATGGCCGTCatgttgttttatgaatttgaaaaattgtcataattttttgtagctttgtctagttgttataaatgattttgtaaagttttaatttcgtatgttcaacctTCATttagtgaaaaaagcaaaatggccgctgtgtgagaaactaaagacttccggacaatttaaatatgatatttagaaaTCATtttcacccaggaacaatgGCCTAGAGCctagggagttcgtaaacaaCCTGTATATTGGCCAAAACATCATTGACCTTTCCTCAAACTATAGGCTCTTCTATTTTCTTGAACAGGTCGATAAATTGATTCGAAGAATGCATTCAGCAAAAAACGTGCTGATCTGTTGTACTGGCAGTGTGGCCACAATACAACTTCTGTCAATAATCAGCGATCTATCCAGCGCTTTCCAAAAACTCTCGACTGTCCTGTCAATAAAAGTTGTCCTAACAAAAGCAGCGTGCCATTTTGTTGATGTGAATGAAGTGAAACAGAAAGCAGAAGTTTTCGTTGACGCGGATGAGTGGAGTCAATGGGGCAAGAGGGGAGATCCAGTCCTGCATATTGAACTGGGAAAATGGGCGGATCTACTACTGATTGCCCCCTTAGATGCAAATACATTGGCGAAAATTGCAAATGTGAGTACTAGAGGATCATTTTATTTCTAAGTTCCGTAAactttttcttttaaatttttctaataaattccaGAGCTAGACTAACACAAACGATGGGAAATCAATACTCTTGAAAGGAACAACTAACTACACCAGCAAGTTAGTGATTTGAGTGCAAACATAGTAGAGCTGCGAAGGTAGCTTGAGAATGTTTAATGTAATGCATTTATTTGAATGGCGCACATACAGTGCTCCACTATTCACCACTATCTAATTACAAGCATTAAATGCAACACTCGAGCTTGAAGCTACTGTACATTCGCCGCTCCAATATGTTTCACCCTTTAGAATTAGTCCGAGATTTTATTCGTCTATTAAAAGACAAAGGAAGACTACAGTCATTACGCCCAAATCAGTCTTCACTACTCATTTAAAATTAGATTTATCATGTAACTAAGATCAAAAATATACACTATAATACTATTCACGTACAACCCAAGATACAATAAAGTGGTAAAATTAGAGAAATAAAAAGACCATATGATATTACCAAGATACAAAAAAGTAGTAAAATTTAAGAAATGAAAAGGCCTAATGATATTACAATCacataatagaaaataataaaaaatagacataacctcatttcggacttttaatgttgcctaaatttgggagagaaatagtacaaggtattcttagtttttctctcccgatctgtgcttcattgtaaaaaagaataaagaaaatagATTAATGATAGTTGTGAACCATCAAGTTAACTCTATTTTTTCAGTGACAATCAATGCCACTGTTGTGACAATAGTTTTGCTTAGACCACTCGTTTTTTCATCCACAATGGATGTCtgcaatattatgaaattttcaaatacaattgaattataatattgatattttatcagTACCATAGACAAGGATAAAATGGCATACGATTAGAAACCGTTGCtagaagaataatattaagaagATAAAACTAggaacttaaatttaaaaatacttatgaagtgaaaaatgCATTTTTACTTCATatgtattttaaaattcaagtttgaaaTTAATCGTAGAAAttatggatatgcaacacagGAAAGCCAGAAATTTACAGTACTATTTTTTCTCGTCAACAGGGTTTATGTGACAATCTATTGACATGCGCTGTACGGGCTTGGGACCTGACCAAACCACTACTATTCTGTCCAGCAATGAACACTAGGATGTGGGATCATCCGATTACACAAACCCACATTACAACTCTGAAAAGCTGGGGCTACACCGAGATACCGTGTATTTCGAAAACGCTCATGTGTGGAGACACCGGCATGGGAGCAATGGCACATGTACCAACCATTGTTCAAACAGTTGTTGaagtttgtaaaaataaataaggtacttttctataaaaaatgtgttttcaattatatttttttctgatagAGATGAAAAATCAGGGTAGATTTGTAACATTCATtgtcattaaaaaataatgaagttttggTGTTACAATACCGGAACTTAAATCTAAGATCCGCAGTCTAGAAATATCCAGGAAAGTTCATGCTGCACTGAATATCCAGCTTTTCAGTAGGATACAGTAGGACTACTTAATTTCTAGTCTGCGGATCTTAGATTTAAGTTCCGGTATTGTAACACCAAAACTTcatttaaaaaacttttttttaataaacttattacatcaattatttattaaagttGAATGTTGCATCCAACTAATACTGGATAactataaaacaataaattgttgcaacaataaattattagattaaaatagAATACTATTAGAaggttaataaaaacaatatgaaaacttgtagtaccctttattattaacaactttaaaatatttcaacgactagtttcgaccataacttaggtcattttcaagttgaaatcaactaaaagggtactacaagttttcatattgtttttattgatttgtacaACAGTAGTCCAtttaagtgaagtgtttttattggaAGGTTATATTagagaaatattattcatgagcAATTCGTCATGATctcataatgaaaaatatttccataaaaatatatttgcaATTAGATAGAGCTCTGCAGTTTATAGTACTTGTGCAGTTCTTTAGAAAAGTTTCACCTCATGAAAACTAATAATATATTGAGATGAAAACATTTTATATGTTTTGCCTTATTTGATAATTACCgtattatttcaacaattacggtattattcttatttttataaaacGAAATGTTATTTAATAAGTttactgtatatttttatttgtaaaatagattatttcttttattgaataaacCAAGGAAGTACAGGATTATAGAAATTGAGTAAAATGGTACCacattaaattcaaaaatatatttacatatATAGTTATGTGCATAGCACTAAGTCcctgcacacagggacaatagtCAGTACCTTTTACTAGTAGAATTGGGAAATTTCCGGAATTCGAATGTACATTACATTTCCAATTCTGCATTACCGCAGCAGTTAGTGGAAGCTACTATTGTCCTTGTGTACAGGTACAGGCTGCTAAAGCTTCGGAAGATTTTAGCCTGGATAAATTCCAAGAaagaaactgaaaaatagaaaagggGTTTTGGCAACCATTTGACAGTTTTAGTCCatttataaacaaataaattttcaaaataacaaaGTGTGAGAGGTGGACGGaagaaatcaattttgaaagaaaattaattgaaatttaaatgtaTTAGTTCATGGATGAACGTTCTTTTGTGCTAAAAAAAATGGAGaactgataaaaatttttaaatgggaagggAAGTAAAAAGACCTGAAAAACGAATAAATCCAGAGAAGAGTTTGATCAATGCAGCTAATCCACTGAGCACATGGTTcattcaaattgtatttgaaaagaatattcGGACAGCatatagaaggaaaagaatAAGCTAAATAATACAACAGAGAATAgcattattttctataaatagtACCTGGATAGAGGTTAAAAGTAGATAGAATATTCAAGCATTCTAATAAAAACAAATGTTCAGTCACACCAACTTAGACTTGTCATAAAGTGTTTTCTTCTCCACGCACCAGTCTGCTCTTCACTTGCCAAATATTCTGGAAacacaaaaatgtatgtataatCACTCATTCAAATTAGatattcaagtgataataattatagcaAGAAGGCCgattgaatgattaaaatatgcTTTATCAGTGGCAAGGCCTGTTTCATAAGTCCTTTAATAATGGAAAAGAAGTAACTGCCTTATCTTTTCGTTTAATATTAAGCa
This genomic interval carries:
- the LOC111043230 gene encoding cytochrome c oxidase assembly protein COX19, producing the protein MSVMTFGMKKFNPTAPDKGSFPLDHEGLCKKEMIKYMMCINQNNKDNSACRQQAKDYLGCRMDNNLMSKEEWSKLGFSESEDTIEQTKSNK
- the LOC111043229 gene encoding phosphopantothenoylcysteine decarboxylase, translating into MHSAKNVLICCTGSVATIQLLSIISDLSSAFQKLSTVLSIKVVLTKAACHFVDVNEVKQKAEVFVDADEWSQWGKRGDPVLHIELGKWADLLLIAPLDANTLAKIANGLCDNLLTCAVRAWDLTKPLLFCPAMNTRMWDHPITQTHITTLKSWGYTEIPCISKTLMCGDTGMGAMAHVPTIVQTVVEVCKNK